The Mucilaginibacter rubeus genomic interval CGCGGCATAAACACGCTGGGCCATTCACAAACAAGTCCATTTATTGCGCGTTCACCTGACATTTGTCACTTTTCTTGTTCTGGTTTACTTACAGAAGGTCCTCAAATATTATGCGCAAGTTATCTGAACAAAACATATCGATTCTTTTACATAAATTTCTTAATTTGAAAAGGGTTATCTAACTTTCCGCATTAATTCAACTTTGCCAAGTTTGGGTTGTAAGGTCAACTAATCATTTACCCTATTCTTCATCCATGTCACTTAAAACACATCAATTGCTACAAAAAAAGAAAAAAAACATCCTTGAACTCTGGATGAAGAACCAACTGGCCGATGAAGGTCTGCGGGAAGATCTGATCAGTAACGATGAACTGAGAAGCCAGTCTGAAGAGTTAGTTCAAGCCTTGGTGAGCAATTTATCAAGCGAGAATTTTACCAACCTTAATTCTGACGAATGGAGCCCGGTCATTGAAATTTTAGGTGGCATTGCCATAACGCGTGCGCGCCAGGGATTCAGCCCCCGCGAAACGGGCAACTTCGTATTTTCACTGAAGGAGGCCTTACTCGAAGTACTCAAGGAAGAAATAGGCAACGATCCGCAGCAATTGTTTACTGAAAGCCTCAAAATAAACCGCCTGATGGATAACCTCAGCGTTGTTACTTTCGAGACCTTTATAAAAGGCCGCGAGGAGGTGATCTTAAGGCAAACTGACGAGATAGCCGAGATATCGACACCGGTGATCCGTGTATGGGATGGTATCCTTGCCCTGCCTATCATAGGTACCCTGGATAGCGCGCGCACACAAATAGTAATGGAAAACCTGCTACAGGAAATAGTGGAGACCGGATCAAGCATAGCCATATTAGATATTTCAGGCGTGCCCGCAGTAGATTCTCTTGTTGCCCAGCATTTGATTAAAACGGTTAGCGCCACCCGGCTGATGGGAGCTGAATGTATTATCAGCGGTATCCGCCCCGAGATTGCCCAGACCGTCGTGCATCTCGGTATCGATCTTTCCAATATCATTACCAAGGCAACTTTAGCAAGCGCTTTATCACATTCTTTTAAGCTGATGAAACTGGAAGTGAGAAAATCAAACATTATCGCTAAATCTTAATATCGCTTTATAATGGATAAAATTCCTATTCTGCGGCTGGGCAATTTTTTACTGGTTACGATCCAGGTTGATCTTTATGACCGCCTTGCACTTAACCTGGAGGCCGACCTTGTCCAGATGGTAAATAAGACGAATGCCAGGGGAGTTTTGATAGATATATCGGCAGTAACGATTGTTGATTCATTTATGGGACGTATTATTGGCAATATCGCCAGCATGTCGAAAATACTGGATGCAGAAACGGTAGTTGTAGGCATGCAGCCCGCGGTTGCCATTACGTTGATAGAACTGGGCCTACCATTAAAAGGTGTGCATACTGCTTTGGACATGGAGCGTGGCATGAGCTTGCTAAAATCGATGATTGATATAGATGAAGAAGACATAGATCAGGAATCGACCGACGATGATATTATCACTCAGTAAAGACACCGTGCAGGTACTAAAAGAGCAGGATGTTGTTTTTTTAAAAAACCGGGTGAAAGAAGTCGCCGTAAGAATTAAAATGGGCTTGGTTAATCAGACCCGTCTGCTTACAGCAGCCAGCGAACTGGTACGCAATATGATGCGCTATGCCAATGGCGGCGTCTGCCAGATCGAGGTTGTTTCTAGCGGCCGTAATAATGGTGTCAGGCTGGTATTTTCTGATAAAGGACCGGGAATCCCTGATATTGAAGCCGCCATGCGCGATGGATTTTCTACAGGTAAAAGCCTTGGGCTGGGATTACCCGGCACAAAACGACTGGTGAACGAGTTTGAAATCAAGAGTAAAGTTGGCGAAGGCACGACTGTTACCATCATAAAATGGGCCAATGGTTGACGCTACGCATATCAGTTTTGCAGCGGACGACCGCAGTTATTTCTCGCTGATCAAAAAAGAAATCCACCGGCTGGCAACTGAGGCCGGGATGAATGCGGGCCGCATCAATGAGCTTGACCTCATTGTAGCCGAAATGACATCTAACCTGTATAAGTACAGTGACGATGGCGAAATATTGATGGGTACTTTTGCCAACGCAGGCTCGCCTTACATTGAACTGATCAGCATTGATAATGGGCCCGGAATGGTTAACCCGGCCCGGATGATGGTTGACGGGGTTTCAACAACAAATACTTTAGGCCATGGTTTAGGTAGCATGAAACGCCTTTCGGATACTTTTGAGCTTTATTCGCAACCAGGCTGGGGGACCATAGTACTTAGCCGTGTTTACAGCGACCCCGAAAAGTCGAAAGCGGACGACAACGTAATCATGCGGCCGATAGTGGTATCCAAGCCGGGCGAAAAAACAAGCGGCGATGGCTTTGTGTATAAAAAAACAGATAAATATTTAAAGATGATGCTGGCAGATGGCTTAGGGCACGGCCCCGAGGCTAACAAGGCTATTAACGAGGCCGCCGCCGCATTCAAAGTATTTCCTGATTACAGTCCTACGGAAACATTGCGATTTATTCATGCGAATATAAAAAAAACCCGTGGAGCGGTAATAAATGTAGTCGGCTATCATTACGGCGAAAAAAAGTGGTCATCTGCAGGCGTAGGTAATATTGCAGCGCGCATGTTTGGACCTATAAACTTCAAAAACCATATGTCGTACAACGGCATCGTGGGCCATAACATACCCAATACCATGAACGACCAGCAGTACCCCGCTGATGAATTCAACCAGTTGATGCTTTGTTCTGACGGGATTAAAACCCGGATCGATATGGCAAAATACCCGTTAATGTATAAATACGATCTTTCCATTTTAGCCGCCGCCATATATAAAGACCATGCACGTAAAAATGACGATATGTCAGTGATCATTGCAAAAGTTAAATAAATGACAGAAATAGTAAGCATCTCGCTAGAGAATGAAATGGACCTGGTGCTTGCTCACAAGCGGTCGATGAAGGTTGCCGAAAAGCTTGGATTAACCGTGGCGACACAAACCACATTTGCCACTGCTGTATCTGAAGTGGCCCGGGCCGTTATTGAATACACCGATAACGGCACGCTCGCTATTGGGATTGAACAAAA includes:
- a CDS encoding STAS domain-containing protein; the encoded protein is MDKIPILRLGNFLLVTIQVDLYDRLALNLEADLVQMVNKTNARGVLIDISAVTIVDSFMGRIIGNIASMSKILDAETVVVGMQPAVAITLIELGLPLKGVHTALDMERGMSLLKSMIDIDEEDIDQESTDDDIITQ
- a CDS encoding ATP-binding protein, which encodes MVDATHISFAADDRSYFSLIKKEIHRLATEAGMNAGRINELDLIVAEMTSNLYKYSDDGEILMGTFANAGSPYIELISIDNGPGMVNPARMMVDGVSTTNTLGHGLGSMKRLSDTFELYSQPGWGTIVLSRVYSDPEKSKADDNVIMRPIVVSKPGEKTSGDGFVYKKTDKYLKMMLADGLGHGPEANKAINEAAAAFKVFPDYSPTETLRFIHANIKKTRGAVINVVGYHYGEKKWSSAGVGNIAARMFGPINFKNHMSYNGIVGHNIPNTMNDQQYPADEFNQLMLCSDGIKTRIDMAKYPLMYKYDLSILAAAIYKDHARKNDDMSVIIAKVK
- a CDS encoding STAS domain-containing protein; translated protein: MSLKTHQLLQKKKKNILELWMKNQLADEGLREDLISNDELRSQSEELVQALVSNLSSENFTNLNSDEWSPVIEILGGIAITRARQGFSPRETGNFVFSLKEALLEVLKEEIGNDPQQLFTESLKINRLMDNLSVVTFETFIKGREEVILRQTDEIAEISTPVIRVWDGILALPIIGTLDSARTQIVMENLLQEIVETGSSIAILDISGVPAVDSLVAQHLIKTVSATRLMGAECIISGIRPEIAQTVVHLGIDLSNIITKATLASALSHSFKLMKLEVRKSNIIAKS
- a CDS encoding anti-sigma regulatory factor, whose amino-acid sequence is MILSLSKDTVQVLKEQDVVFLKNRVKEVAVRIKMGLVNQTRLLTAASELVRNMMRYANGGVCQIEVVSSGRNNGVRLVFSDKGPGIPDIEAAMRDGFSTGKSLGLGLPGTKRLVNEFEIKSKVGEGTTVTIIKWANG